Proteins from a genomic interval of Desulfofustis limnaeus:
- a CDS encoding ABC transporter ATP-binding protein: MQTQQTISEKIRNAVRVDRAVRFVWQASPGWTVVNALLVVVQGLIPLLSLYVMKLIVDTITATVQNGRVEEGSATLLLLVAAAAGVALLQAAFTKVGEYAVEAQSAIVTDHVYDIMHRKSVSLDLAYYENPTYFDTLHRAQREGPYRPTRIVSGLNRLGTSSVTLVAMVALLFTFHWSVGVLLFLSALPGVVVQIAFSRKLYRWQNKRTASERQASYYSWVLTADAFAKELRLFGLGPFFANAFSSLRTLIRGEKLTLSRQRGIADFAAQAFAALVLMGCFLLIGLRTITGIITIGDMVMYFQAFQRGLTALKGVLQQVAGLYEDNLFVSYFFSFLDVRNTVAEPPEPQLLPPRGTRGVELHNIHFAYPGHNQEVLSGLCLSIRPNEVVALVGANGAGKSTLVKLFCRLYDPVQGSITIEGVDLRRLGLAAIRREISVVFQDFVKYHLTVGQNIGLGDVGRIDDLSAIDRAARRAGADAMIKALPNGYDTMLGRWFQDGVELSHGEWQKIVIARAFFRDARLIILDEPTSSLDADTEYQLFLRFKELIAGRSALLISHRFSTVRMADRICVIQDGRIIEQGTHQELMAANGRYADMYRKQAAWVEGDLAGQEAGHVAP, encoded by the coding sequence ATGCAGACCCAACAAACCATCAGCGAAAAAATCCGTAATGCCGTCCGGGTGGATCGGGCAGTCCGCTTTGTCTGGCAGGCCAGCCCCGGCTGGACGGTGGTCAATGCGCTGCTGGTGGTGGTCCAGGGCCTGATTCCGCTTCTCTCCCTGTATGTGATGAAATTGATCGTCGATACGATCACCGCCACCGTGCAAAACGGCAGGGTGGAGGAGGGCAGTGCAACCCTGCTTCTGCTCGTGGCGGCTGCGGCCGGCGTGGCCCTGTTGCAGGCGGCGTTCACCAAAGTGGGCGAGTATGCCGTCGAAGCGCAAAGCGCCATCGTCACCGACCACGTCTACGACATCATGCATCGCAAGTCGGTGAGCCTGGATCTTGCCTACTATGAAAACCCGACCTATTTCGATACGCTCCACCGCGCCCAGCGGGAGGGCCCATATCGCCCGACACGCATCGTCAGCGGATTGAACCGGCTCGGGACCAGCAGCGTCACGCTGGTGGCGATGGTCGCCCTGCTCTTCACCTTCCACTGGTCGGTGGGCGTTTTGCTCTTTCTCTCCGCCTTACCCGGCGTCGTGGTGCAGATTGCATTTTCCCGGAAGTTGTATCGATGGCAGAACAAACGCACCGCCAGCGAGCGGCAAGCATCCTATTACAGCTGGGTGCTGACCGCCGATGCGTTTGCCAAGGAGTTGCGGCTGTTTGGCCTCGGCCCGTTTTTTGCCAACGCGTTCAGCAGCCTGCGCACGCTGATCCGGGGAGAAAAGCTCACCCTGTCCAGGCAGCGCGGTATTGCCGATTTTGCCGCCCAGGCCTTCGCCGCCCTGGTCCTGATGGGATGCTTCCTGCTGATTGGTTTGAGAACCATCACAGGCATCATCACCATCGGCGATATGGTGATGTATTTCCAGGCCTTTCAGCGCGGCCTCACCGCTCTCAAGGGAGTGTTGCAACAGGTTGCCGGCCTTTATGAAGACAATCTCTTCGTCTCTTACTTCTTCTCCTTTCTGGACGTGCGCAACACGGTTGCCGAGCCGCCCGAGCCGCAGCTCCTCCCGCCCCGAGGAACGCGCGGGGTGGAACTGCACAACATTCATTTTGCCTATCCCGGCCATAACCAAGAGGTGCTGTCAGGCCTCTGCTTGAGCATACGTCCCAACGAGGTGGTGGCCCTGGTTGGTGCCAACGGAGCGGGGAAGAGTACCCTGGTGAAGTTGTTCTGCCGGCTGTACGACCCGGTGCAAGGGTCGATCACCATTGAAGGGGTCGATCTGCGCCGTCTTGGCCTTGCCGCAATCCGCCGAGAGATCAGCGTGGTTTTCCAGGATTTTGTCAAATACCATCTGACGGTAGGTCAAAACATCGGCCTGGGGGATGTCGGGCGCATCGACGATTTATCGGCTATTGACCGTGCCGCAAGGCGTGCCGGTGCCGATGCCATGATCAAAGCGCTGCCGAACGGCTACGACACCATGCTCGGCCGCTGGTTTCAAGATGGGGTTGAGCTCAGTCACGGGGAGTGGCAGAAGATTGTCATCGCGCGCGCGTTCTTTCGCGATGCCAGGCTCATCATCCTCGACGAGCCGACCAGTTCCCTCGATGCAGACACCGAGTATCAGCTTTTCCTGCGTTTCAAGGAACTGATCGCCGGCCGTTCGGCGCTTTTGATCAGCCACCGTTTTTCCACGGTGCGCATGGCGGATCGTATTTGCGTGATCCAAGACGGCAGAATCATCGAGCAGGGCACCCACCAGGAGCTGATGGCTGCCAACGGGCGCTACGCGGATATGTATCGCAAGCAAGCCGCCTGGGTGGAAGGAGACCTCGCCGGGCAGGAAGCAGGCCACGTGGCCCCTTAG
- a CDS encoding helix-turn-helix domain-containing protein, with translation MKISQLLTDDAILTELGSRIARYRIDRQVTQADLAEQAGVSKRTVERVEAGASVQCATIIRILRALDVLQGLDRMIPEPLPRPLELLKQKGKVRQRASSHRRSDKNPEDWSWGDDS, from the coding sequence ATGAAGATCTCTCAATTGCTGACGGATGATGCTATTCTCACTGAACTCGGGAGCCGTATCGCTCGCTATCGCATCGATCGGCAAGTGACGCAAGCAGATCTCGCCGAGCAGGCAGGGGTATCCAAACGCACCGTGGAACGGGTCGAAGCCGGTGCCTCGGTGCAATGTGCGACAATCATCAGAATCTTGCGAGCCCTCGATGTGCTGCAGGGGCTGGATCGCATGATACCTGAACCACTCCCCCGCCCTCTCGAGTTGCTGAAGCAGAAAGGAAAAGTGCGGCAGCGCGCCTCTTCACACCGCCGTTCGGATAAAAACCCTGAAGACTGGTCCTGGGGCGACGACTCATGA
- a CDS encoding type II toxin-antitoxin system HipA family toxin, giving the protein MTTVAEVRMWGRTIGAVSMADGEDFAAFEYDPAFARSGIEIAPLTMPLTRSVYTFPELSRQTFHGLPGLLADSLPDKFGNALINAWLASQGRQPNSFNAVERLCYTGVRGMGALEYAPATGPKGRQATPIQIEKLVALASEILSHRNKLSASFGEAYRADAFKDILRIGTSAGGARAKAIIAWNPSTNEVRSGQLPAGDGFEYWLMKFDGVSGNRDKEREEDPSGYGLIEYAYAKMAADAGITMSDCRLFEENNRHHFMTRRFDRLDGNKKLHMQSLCALAHYDFNRAGAYSYEQALLVIRQLGLPMSAIEELFRRMVFNIVARNQDDHVKNIAFLMDKSGNWSLAPAFDMTYSFNPSGSWTATHQMTVNGKRDDFTLEDFKACARSASMKRGRAESILKEVRETVARWREYADEGGVPASWRDQIHKTIRLKTWR; this is encoded by the coding sequence ATGACCACCGTTGCCGAGGTGAGGATGTGGGGACGCACCATTGGCGCAGTTTCCATGGCCGATGGAGAGGATTTTGCCGCCTTTGAGTACGATCCGGCATTTGCCAGAAGCGGGATAGAGATTGCACCGCTGACGATGCCGCTTACAAGGAGCGTCTATACCTTCCCCGAACTGTCACGGCAGACCTTTCACGGCCTGCCCGGCCTGCTGGCGGATTCGCTGCCTGACAAATTCGGGAACGCCCTGATCAATGCCTGGCTGGCTTCACAGGGTCGACAGCCGAATTCGTTCAATGCTGTCGAACGACTCTGCTACACCGGTGTACGGGGCATGGGAGCCCTTGAGTATGCCCCGGCAACAGGACCCAAGGGCCGGCAGGCGACACCGATACAGATCGAGAAACTCGTTGCCCTCGCTTCCGAGATTCTCAGCCACCGGAACAAGCTGAGCGCATCGTTTGGCGAAGCGTATAGAGCGGACGCCTTTAAGGATATCCTGCGAATCGGCACATCGGCAGGCGGGGCACGGGCCAAGGCGATTATCGCGTGGAATCCTTCAACCAATGAGGTTCGTTCCGGACAACTCCCGGCTGGAGATGGTTTTGAGTACTGGCTGATGAAATTTGATGGGGTCAGCGGCAACCGGGACAAGGAACGTGAAGAAGACCCCAGCGGCTACGGTCTCATCGAATATGCCTATGCAAAAATGGCAGCGGATGCCGGGATCACCATGAGTGACTGCCGTCTTTTCGAGGAAAATAACCGGCACCATTTCATGACACGCCGCTTCGATCGTCTCGACGGCAACAAGAAGCTCCACATGCAGTCTCTGTGCGCTCTGGCGCACTATGATTTCAACAGAGCGGGCGCCTATTCGTACGAACAGGCCCTTCTGGTCATCAGGCAGCTCGGCCTGCCCATGAGTGCAATCGAAGAGCTGTTTCGCCGGATGGTTTTCAATATTGTCGCCCGGAACCAGGATGATCATGTCAAAAATATCGCCTTTTTGATGGATAAATCCGGAAACTGGTCACTGGCACCGGCTTTTGATATGACCTACAGCTTCAACCCCTCCGGGAGTTGGACTGCCACCCACCAAATGACCGTCAACGGAAAGCGCGACGACTTTACCCTCGAGGATTTCAAGGCCTGCGCCAGATCAGCGTCCATGAAACGTGGCCGGGCGGAATCCATTCTGAAGGAGGTACGGGAAACGGTTGCGCGCTGGCGGGAGTATGCCGATGAAGGCGGTGTCCCCGCTTCCTGGCGCGACCAGATACACAAAACCATCCGCTTGAAGACATGGAGATGA
- a CDS encoding helix-turn-helix domain-containing protein → MPAKITNLSEKTTAALVALGRTMRARRKALRVGAAVCAQAAGISRITLYRMENGWSSVTLGAYLSVADALGLEVELVPVERVATVESSQTEDSLPVRIHPSKYPWLKRLAWQIHGTDVLTPKEALGIYQRNWRHVDEDELEPQERNLIKALRLAFADVSIHD, encoded by the coding sequence ATGCCAGCAAAAATTACGAATCTCTCTGAGAAGACAACAGCCGCACTCGTAGCACTTGGTCGCACCATGCGCGCCAGGAGAAAAGCGCTGCGAGTCGGCGCCGCCGTATGTGCGCAAGCGGCAGGGATATCCCGGATAACCCTCTACCGCATGGAAAACGGGTGGTCTTCGGTAACCCTGGGTGCCTATCTGAGCGTTGCAGATGCATTGGGGCTTGAGGTTGAGCTTGTGCCTGTGGAGCGCGTCGCCACCGTGGAATCTTCACAAACTGAGGACTCCCTTCCTGTGCGAATTCACCCCAGCAAATACCCATGGCTAAAACGGCTTGCCTGGCAGATCCACGGAACGGATGTTCTGACTCCGAAAGAAGCGCTTGGCATCTATCAGCGTAATTGGCGCCATGTTGATGAAGATGAGTTAGAACCACAGGAAAGAAACCTGATCAAAGCCTTGCGCCTCGCCTTCGCCGACGTCTCTATTCATGATTGA
- a CDS encoding nucleotidyl transferase AbiEii/AbiGii toxin family protein, whose amino-acid sequence MIEFYRSHHQKIALVLHSLNGTLLHEHRCYFGGGTAIALKYGEYRESVDMDFLISDLSSYRQLRALLTGPYAFTSILRTPENSYFSHHPIRADQYGIRTILSVLGQPIKFEIVFESRMPLADPGSHDMVCGVATLTSGDMVASKLLANSDRWRDESVFSRDIIDLAMLHPSLGLLRQALAKAEQAYGQSIREDANKAIDFTLSRPTYVDRCLQALSISVPKAQLWQRMKELKKKVVQA is encoded by the coding sequence ATGATTGAGTTTTACCGATCCCATCACCAGAAGATCGCCTTGGTACTTCATTCTCTCAACGGAACCTTGCTTCATGAACATCGTTGTTATTTCGGCGGCGGAACTGCAATTGCACTCAAATACGGTGAGTATCGCGAATCTGTTGACATGGATTTTCTGATCTCGGACCTCTCCTCGTATCGTCAACTTCGCGCCCTATTGACCGGGCCGTATGCGTTTACAAGTATCCTGAGGACACCGGAGAATTCGTATTTCTCGCATCATCCCATTCGAGCTGACCAGTATGGTATCAGGACCATTCTCTCCGTACTCGGCCAACCTATCAAATTTGAAATTGTTTTTGAAAGCCGCATGCCTCTCGCCGATCCCGGATCTCATGACATGGTGTGCGGTGTTGCTACCCTTACTTCAGGAGACATGGTAGCCAGTAAACTCCTTGCCAATTCTGATCGCTGGCGTGACGAAAGTGTTTTCAGCAGGGACATCATAGATCTGGCCATGCTTCATCCCTCACTCGGCTTGCTTCGTCAAGCTCTCGCAAAGGCTGAACAGGCATACGGACAATCAATTCGTGAAGATGCCAACAAGGCCATTGACTTCACTTTGTCTCGCCCCACCTATGTTGACCGATGCTTGCAAGCCCTTTCCATCAGTGTGCCGAAGGCCCAACTCTGGCAGCGCATGAAAGAATTGAAGAAGAAGGTGGTACAAGCCTGA
- a CDS encoding DEAD/DEAH box helicase: protein MHLSFEEIKRYADSSVIFKRGERLQQHGAYRLISESPGNDRFIFEVDGSYGVYQTEIQLNGGIDTSCTCPYPGKGCKHAIATLLELLDRQSQATKDQADSLQFTSDYLTDEEIRDIALADREKRSKHEAFTVLLGDMFKGDHLLNTAKGRQYQVTLHDPAAGIGHCSCLDFHFNQLGTCKHLLFLREFIKKKKGFTKRLARETFPYVDIFWESAAGRPRLYHELTDEQLGPELSALLAELFDDAGLFRADSIVAFAAYLQRLENHQRVRIQEPVFRKLSGAVMDDELRQAASGPPIDLSRCLKIQPYAYQQEGIRFGLYKKAVLIGDEMGLGKTLQAIALSVLKKQLFGFTKVLVVTLSSLKQQWQREIERFSDEQACIVAGPAKQRQQCYFHAPGLFKITNYEAVLRDVTIISRFKPDLIILDEAQRIKNFETKTAEAVKRLPRQHAIVLTGTPLENRLEDLYSLVQFLDPDLLTPLWRFAADHFLISRRKKGDIQGYKNLDQVRNRLRPLVIRRRKEEVLDQLPEVIVNDYFIDLAEEQAEIHAGFSRILLPLLAKKFLTQIDLRRIQVLLLKMRQVCNSTYLIDRKTNISPKLSELATILDELVVQNGRKVVIFSEWTTMNMLIGKQLSRAAIPFVELSGRVPTEKRQALIDAFNNDPSCKVFLSSDAGGTGLNLQAADCVINFELPWNPAKINQRVGRVNRIGQKSTSINVINLIAKFSIEERIMAGIKLKQDLFDGVFADGSNEVVFSREKRQELVNSLRKLMGEEPSLPVVAEPLPAEELAEDTPYFRNPEILADHLDFAAEEGEALVVGEPLEVAEPLSVAAPEASEAPIEQSAQTMEDVLNQGMGFLSGLLEMATGQKLTAAEGSPKMVHLDQKTGEVTLKFTLPGFAQKSDPRTRADKRGP from the coding sequence ATGCACTTGTCTTTTGAAGAGATAAAGCGGTATGCCGATTCATCCGTGATCTTCAAACGGGGGGAGCGGCTCCAGCAGCACGGGGCCTACCGGCTGATCAGCGAGTCTCCCGGCAATGACCGATTTATCTTCGAGGTTGATGGATCCTACGGCGTCTACCAAACCGAAATTCAGCTCAATGGTGGCATCGATACGAGTTGTACGTGCCCATATCCCGGCAAAGGGTGCAAACACGCCATCGCCACCCTGCTTGAGCTTCTGGACCGGCAGTCGCAAGCGACCAAGGATCAGGCGGATTCTCTGCAATTCACCAGCGATTATCTGACCGACGAAGAGATTCGGGACATTGCCCTGGCCGACCGGGAGAAGAGAAGCAAACATGAAGCGTTTACGGTCTTGCTCGGCGACATGTTCAAGGGCGATCATCTGCTCAACACCGCCAAGGGGCGACAATATCAGGTCACCCTGCACGACCCTGCGGCCGGCATTGGCCATTGTTCCTGTCTCGATTTTCATTTCAATCAGCTGGGCACCTGCAAGCATCTGCTGTTCCTGCGGGAATTCATCAAAAAAAAGAAAGGCTTCACCAAGCGACTGGCGCGCGAGACGTTTCCTTACGTGGACATCTTCTGGGAGAGCGCTGCCGGAAGACCTCGGTTGTATCACGAGCTGACCGATGAGCAGCTTGGTCCGGAGTTGAGCGCATTGCTGGCGGAACTCTTCGATGATGCCGGGTTGTTCCGTGCAGACTCGATTGTCGCTTTTGCCGCGTATCTCCAGCGCCTCGAAAATCACCAGCGGGTCCGTATCCAGGAACCGGTATTTCGCAAGCTCTCCGGTGCCGTCATGGATGATGAGCTGCGCCAGGCGGCAAGCGGTCCTCCGATCGATCTCTCCAGGTGTTTGAAGATACAACCCTACGCCTACCAGCAGGAAGGAATCAGATTCGGCCTTTACAAGAAGGCGGTGCTGATCGGCGATGAAATGGGTTTGGGTAAGACCCTGCAGGCGATCGCCTTGAGTGTCTTGAAAAAGCAGCTGTTCGGCTTCACCAAGGTGCTGGTGGTAACCCTCAGCTCTTTGAAGCAGCAGTGGCAACGGGAAATCGAGCGATTCTCCGACGAACAGGCCTGCATTGTCGCCGGACCGGCAAAGCAGCGCCAACAGTGCTATTTCCACGCCCCCGGACTGTTCAAGATCACCAACTATGAAGCGGTATTGCGCGATGTTACCATCATCAGCCGGTTCAAGCCCGATCTGATCATTCTTGACGAAGCCCAGAGAATCAAGAATTTCGAGACCAAGACCGCCGAGGCGGTGAAGCGCCTCCCCCGGCAGCACGCCATCGTCCTGACCGGCACACCGCTGGAAAACCGGCTGGAAGACCTCTATTCGCTGGTGCAATTCCTCGATCCCGATCTGCTGACCCCGCTGTGGCGCTTTGCCGCCGACCACTTTCTCATCAGTCGCCGCAAAAAAGGTGATATCCAGGGCTATAAGAACCTTGATCAGGTGCGCAACCGGCTGCGGCCTCTGGTCATCCGCCGGCGCAAGGAAGAGGTGCTCGACCAGTTGCCCGAGGTGATCGTCAACGACTATTTCATCGATCTAGCCGAGGAGCAAGCGGAGATCCATGCCGGTTTCTCCCGTATCCTGCTGCCGTTGCTTGCCAAGAAATTCCTGACGCAGATAGATCTGCGCCGGATTCAGGTGCTGCTTTTGAAGATGCGCCAGGTCTGCAATTCCACCTACCTGATCGACCGGAAAACCAATATCTCGCCGAAATTGAGCGAGTTGGCGACCATCCTTGATGAACTCGTTGTGCAGAATGGCCGAAAAGTGGTGATCTTCAGCGAATGGACCACCATGAACATGCTCATCGGTAAGCAACTCTCCCGGGCCGCCATCCCCTTCGTCGAGCTGTCCGGCCGGGTCCCCACCGAGAAGCGCCAAGCCTTGATCGACGCCTTCAACAACGATCCTTCCTGCAAGGTGTTTCTGTCCTCCGACGCCGGCGGAACCGGGCTCAACCTGCAGGCGGCCGACTGCGTGATAAATTTCGAGCTGCCCTGGAACCCGGCCAAGATCAATCAGCGGGTCGGCCGGGTCAATCGGATCGGCCAGAAGAGTACCTCCATCAACGTCATCAATCTGATCGCCAAATTCAGTATCGAAGAGCGAATCATGGCCGGGATCAAGCTCAAGCAGGACCTGTTCGACGGAGTCTTCGCCGACGGGTCCAACGAGGTGGTTTTCTCCCGGGAAAAGCGCCAGGAGTTGGTGAACAGCTTGAGGAAGTTAATGGGTGAGGAGCCTTCACTCCCCGTGGTCGCCGAGCCGCTGCCTGCCGAGGAACTGGCGGAGGACACGCCCTATTTTCGCAACCCCGAGATCCTGGCCGATCACCTCGATTTTGCCGCAGAAGAGGGAGAAGCGCTGGTAGTGGGTGAACCGTTGGAAGTGGCCGAACCGCTATCGGTTGCTGCCCCGGAAGCGAGTGAGGCACCGATAGAACAATCGGCGCAGACCATGGAAGATGTGCTCAACCAAGGCATGGGTTTTCTCAGCGGACTCCTGGAAATGGCCACCGGACAGAAACTCACGGCTGCCGAAGGGAGCCCAAAAATGGTCCACCTCGACCAGAAGACCGGCGAAGTGACGCTGAAATTCACGCTACCCGGTTTTGCTCAAAAATCAGACCCCCGAACCCGAGCCGATAAAAGGGGGCCTTGA
- the abiEi gene encoding type IV toxin-antitoxin system AbiEi family antitoxin — translation MQPIRYLTAQLRTFADENHYLFSLNDLRSLFPSLEHNACKALLARSVRSGLLMRVCQGVYLYPFVSYPKGLVLFHTAAKFRPQHFNYLSLETVLSDVGIISQMPTHWITVMSSGRSSVVRCGDFGTIEYIHTKKKPANLIGQLQYDSRCRLWRASPSLALRDLQTTKRNTDLVDWEVAREFIQQTGQ, via the coding sequence ATGCAACCAATCAGATATCTGACCGCACAACTGCGCACCTTTGCCGACGAGAATCATTATCTGTTCTCGCTGAACGACCTGCGCAGTCTCTTTCCCAGCCTCGAGCACAATGCCTGCAAAGCGTTACTGGCCAGGAGTGTGAGATCCGGCTTACTGATGCGTGTCTGCCAGGGGGTCTATCTTTACCCATTCGTCAGTTATCCAAAAGGCCTGGTACTTTTCCATACGGCCGCCAAATTTCGACCTCAGCATTTCAATTATCTGAGTCTGGAGACCGTGTTGAGCGATGTGGGAATCATCTCGCAGATGCCGACTCACTGGATCACGGTGATGTCTTCAGGAAGAAGCAGCGTTGTTCGGTGCGGAGATTTCGGCACTATCGAATATATCCACACGAAGAAAAAACCTGCGAACCTGATTGGACAGTTGCAATACGATTCACGCTGTCGACTCTGGAGAGCATCACCATCATTGGCACTGCGAGATTTGCAAACCACAAAAAGAAATACCGATCTTGTCGACTGGGAGGTCGCTCGTGAATTTATTCAACAAACTGGTCAGTGA
- a CDS encoding nucleotidyl transferase AbiEii/AbiGii toxin family protein encodes MNLFNKLVSEALRTKSELAPLQTVVEKELLHHEILLALSREGLLHGLTFIGGTCLRACYGANRLSEDLDFTGGVEFSRESLVDLGKVLTHDMKNKYDLPVTVTEPKRAREGNVDTWKVKIHTRTDTRMMPIQRINIDICAVTSYDRHPAMLLHDYGVDLGTSGLILQVESREEILADKMIALALRPNRLKNRDLWDIVWLKQRGIALPTELIKKKLMDRDIAPSIFVEALHTRLDDLYRPQSPARFIQELRRFLTPKVVAETLENKDFWKYMVRVIHEEAQLTIQAVEKQREPGSNSR; translated from the coding sequence GTGAATTTATTCAACAAACTGGTCAGTGAAGCCCTTCGCACAAAAAGCGAACTTGCACCGCTGCAGACAGTTGTAGAAAAGGAATTGCTGCACCATGAAATTCTGCTGGCACTTTCACGTGAGGGTTTATTACACGGATTAACTTTTATCGGCGGGACATGTCTGCGCGCTTGTTACGGAGCGAACCGTCTCAGCGAAGACCTTGATTTTACCGGTGGCGTGGAATTCTCAAGAGAGTCTCTCGTTGACCTCGGTAAAGTTCTTACTCATGACATGAAAAACAAGTATGATCTACCAGTCACGGTAACTGAACCAAAGCGAGCAAGAGAGGGAAACGTCGACACCTGGAAGGTAAAAATCCACACGCGTACCGACACCAGAATGATGCCTATCCAACGCATCAACATCGATATATGCGCGGTAACCAGTTACGATCGACATCCTGCCATGCTCCTTCATGATTATGGGGTAGACCTGGGAACATCAGGGCTCATTCTCCAGGTTGAAAGCAGAGAAGAGATTCTGGCCGACAAAATGATTGCCCTGGCGTTGCGACCCAATAGACTGAAAAACAGAGACCTTTGGGATATTGTCTGGCTCAAGCAACGCGGCATCGCTCTGCCAACCGAGCTGATCAAAAAAAAACTGATGGATCGAGATATTGCTCCCAGCATTTTCGTAGAAGCACTACACACCAGGCTTGATGATCTTTACCGTCCCCAATCTCCCGCTCGGTTTATCCAAGAATTGAGGCGATTTCTAACACCGAAAGTCGTAGCAGAAACCCTAGAGAATAAGGATTTTTGGAAATATATGGTCAGGGTGATACACGAAGAAGCTCAGCTGACAATTCAGGCTGTTGAAAAACAGCGCGAACCTGGTTCAAACTCTCGGTGA
- a CDS encoding OmpA family protein, with protein sequence MKTAKSLSACSSEMHNQAAPFIGARFAGRVVTVVLLSAGMFLFSGCGEVRYTDTTLKYRVDQDDRATAKYTLRQGNRALTPAPQQPQPVASEMPAPPPPLVLDANNILFDFDKAVIKTEFLPELDEWAEYFTTNPAARAQINGHADSTGPETYNQGLSERRAQAVVDYLVGKGIDPSRLSSTGYGETQPAVPNDTRENRQKNRRVELHY encoded by the coding sequence ATGAAAACTGCCAAGTCGTTGTCTGCGTGTAGTTCCGAGATGCACAATCAGGCCGCACCTTTCATCGGCGCTCGATTCGCGGGTCGGGTGGTGACGGTGGTGCTGTTGTCGGCCGGCATGTTCCTGTTTTCCGGATGCGGCGAGGTTCGTTATACCGATACGACCCTCAAGTACCGGGTCGATCAAGATGATCGAGCCACCGCCAAGTACACCCTGCGCCAAGGCAACCGGGCATTGACCCCGGCACCGCAACAGCCGCAACCGGTTGCCTCGGAAATGCCGGCGCCCCCGCCGCCGTTGGTGCTCGACGCCAATAACATCCTGTTCGACTTCGACAAAGCGGTCATCAAGACCGAGTTTCTCCCCGAACTTGACGAGTGGGCCGAATACTTCACGACCAACCCGGCAGCCCGCGCGCAGATCAACGGCCACGCCGACAGCACTGGACCGGAGACGTATAACCAGGGACTCTCCGAACGGCGCGCTCAAGCCGTGGTCGACTACCTGGTGGGCAAGGGCATCGACCCGTCCCGTCTCTCCTCCACCGGATATGGTGAAACCCAACCGGCCGTACCCAACGACACCCGTGAAAACCGCCAGAAAAACCGGCGCGTGGAACTGCACTACTAA
- a CDS encoding type II toxin-antitoxin system VapC family toxin has translation MRYLLDTCVLSELCKARPHPAVVEWLTAHDEQDFFLSVVTIGELAKGIAKLPVSEKRNELERWLRHDLQDRFQHRILPIDRQVADAWGVLSAQAASIGTPFPVIDALLAASAIVHGLAVVTRNVKDFPTGTPPLVNPWA, from the coding sequence GTGAGGTACCTTCTTGATACCTGCGTATTGTCCGAGTTGTGCAAGGCACGTCCGCACCCTGCGGTGGTTGAGTGGCTCACCGCTCACGATGAGCAGGATTTTTTTCTCTCCGTCGTCACCATTGGCGAGTTGGCCAAAGGGATCGCCAAGCTGCCTGTATCCGAGAAGCGAAACGAGTTGGAACGGTGGTTGCGGCACGATCTCCAGGACCGGTTTCAGCACCGCATTCTCCCCATCGATCGGCAGGTGGCGGACGCCTGGGGGGTACTCTCCGCGCAAGCAGCGTCTATCGGCACGCCGTTCCCGGTGATCGACGCGCTGCTGGCGGCCAGCGCAATCGTTCACGGACTTGCCGTGGTTACTAGAAATGTTAAGGATTTCCCCACCGGTACACCCCCTCTCGTCAACCCCTGGGCCTAG